From the genome of Defluviitalea raffinosedens, one region includes:
- a CDS encoding sensor histidine kinase, with protein MKPWIRHTFGKTFGNLKLNRKIQISIMVCIIPLFILFMMMFFNISKMNREYNQIIANASEAGRFSIDFKEEFDYKIYLLIAGHSSFEEEDPYSTINDARAIAYDLIINTNLKENKQRAKTILKLLDNLERYVQRIEQNKIEGGHYDDNIIIWEKDIQIVTALIQSTVLEYTYYETKAIDQVRLETLENFRQIILYTLIIFGIVMIIEIALSIIIPNSIVKPIQHLNDVTKQVAKGDLSVRAKVLHGAEVKSLGESLNMMIGRIEYLLDAVKTEEKNLREAELELLQAQINPHFLYNTLDTIIWLAESGNPKEVVDMVKALSDFFRTSLNHGNGMFTLKEEERHVKSYLQIQHVRYQDILEYEIDLPDDIKDAIIPKITLQPIVENALYHGIKNRRGKGKISVTGMREGNDVVISIADNGAGMTPEQLNKITTLLNEGHAGGKVQKKMDSYGLYNVNQRIKLKFGNNYGLSISSVYGEGTCVKVRIPFGNSIP; from the coding sequence GTGAAGCCTTGGATTAGACATACATTCGGAAAGACCTTTGGGAATTTGAAATTGAATAGAAAGATCCAAATTTCTATTATGGTATGCATTATTCCACTTTTTATTCTTTTTATGATGATGTTTTTTAATATATCTAAAATGAATCGGGAATATAACCAGATTATAGCCAATGCTTCTGAAGCCGGGCGATTTAGTATTGATTTTAAAGAAGAATTTGATTACAAGATTTATTTGCTTATAGCAGGACACTCATCCTTTGAAGAGGAAGATCCCTACAGTACCATTAATGACGCAAGGGCTATTGCCTATGATCTTATTATAAATACCAACCTTAAAGAAAATAAACAGCGGGCAAAGACCATTTTAAAGCTGTTGGACAATCTTGAGAGGTATGTACAACGTATTGAACAAAATAAGATCGAGGGAGGGCACTATGATGATAACATCATTATATGGGAAAAGGATATTCAGATTGTTACAGCCCTTATTCAGTCCACAGTATTAGAATACACATATTATGAAACGAAAGCCATAGATCAGGTCAGATTAGAAACCTTGGAGAATTTCAGGCAAATTATCTTATATACTCTTATCATCTTTGGAATTGTTATGATTATTGAGATTGCTTTATCTATTATTATTCCAAATAGTATTGTTAAACCCATTCAGCATTTAAATGATGTTACCAAACAGGTCGCTAAGGGCGACCTTTCCGTTCGTGCCAAAGTTTTGCATGGAGCGGAGGTAAAAAGCTTGGGAGAATCCCTTAATATGATGATTGGAAGAATAGAGTATCTTTTAGATGCGGTGAAAACAGAGGAAAAAAACTTAAGGGAAGCAGAGCTTGAACTTTTGCAGGCTCAGATCAATCCACACTTTCTTTATAACACCCTGGATACGATTATTTGGCTGGCTGAATCGGGAAATCCCAAAGAGGTAGTGGATATGGTGAAGGCATTATCAGACTTCTTTCGTACGTCATTAAATCATGGCAACGGCATGTTTACCTTAAAAGAAGAGGAACGGCATGTAAAGAGCTATCTCCAGATTCAGCATGTGAGATACCAGGATATATTAGAGTATGAGATTGACTTACCTGATGATATTAAGGATGCCATCATACCCAAAATCACATTGCAGCCTATTGTTGAAAATGCCCTTTATCACGGAATAAAAAACCGCAGAGGCAAAGGAAAGATTAGTGTTACTGGAATGAGAGAAGGTAATGATGTTGTAATTTCTATTGCGGATAATGGCGCAGGGATGACACCTGAACAACTTAACAAAATCACCACTCTTTTAAATGAGGGACATGCAGGTGGAAAAGTTCAAAAGAAGATGGATTCCTATGGACTTTATAATGTTAATCAGCGGATCAAGCTTAAGTTTGGAAATAATTATGGCCTTTCTATCAGCAGCGTATATGGAGAGGGAACTTGTGTAAAAGTAAGAATTCCATTTGGAAATTCAATTCCATAA